A section of the Pseudorasbora parva isolate DD20220531a chromosome 2, ASM2467924v1, whole genome shotgun sequence genome encodes:
- the LOC137048460 gene encoding interferon-induced very large GTPase 1-like — protein MRAADVLQLTSAILLQSHEFCAEEDLIQTFIQKLLMMNYRARYIKTNKAIEQETDAHDIFFNLMSVTNKGTSQSERIHPMDVQMAVFHCADGFLKQLMVTKLSQCQYALPLLVPDPFTQHTEFPLWTFRQISKSWKIRNTNNEILSQTQLIYKAETPMVFFFRFGSVSSSKSQLMNSLINEKHNTFFHRNCPGSSRTRVLMDGVVEIAWFCPSGKNTDKFTDCVAFCNLHGDAGDHEKQLQILTEMASVNVVLLPQLVKNDKYMIKLQQLYKSSKPLICLFTEDDSAVTVMKKKYRIGLKDRNQSEVSEEIRRAINDCLSDSSTAFMLEDLSKHSDIRVDEEGDDDCRRGREAAQQMMGLLWKTDLTQIKESFLPCQGKLWHQWSKKNKELHQPDGDEIEMDISRKQTEMKKIREQQHESDISEFMKFFIKQMNSDAEYEKIYFIKWLKILLDEYISADFSDLHHKYEETWSMVLKLKERREPDKLTAKQAELERISEDLEAATFGLEHIMREIGQIYESCSSVKKNKKDLQFDFSSLPSLAAEKMISGFPLELMDGDAAHVPVIWISAVLDQLIQKLGDRRVFVLSVLGLQSSGKSTMLNAMFGLQFAVSAGRCTRGAFMQLVRLSDEMKTQMNFDYILVVDTEGLRAPELTGSSTRHHDNELATFVVGLANLTLINIFGENPSEMQDIFQIVIQALQRMKKVKLNPRCVFVHQNVSDVTAGEKNMEGRKRLQRTLDEMTKITAKDEFCDAERFSDVIKFDIQNDVKYFAHLWEGNPPMAPPNPNYCENIQELKKTIFLFHASKSDGMRLIDLKDRINDLWEALLNERFVFSFQNSLEISAYRKLEKKYSKWSWSLHNAMIETENKLHNKIENEAIHEVEETDLQKELKTTSEEVEKSMSEFFEKDKDKDILIQWKTSFEIKIKDVQENIVRETKRKLNEILQQRDLKKRNHENTLYEKSKELASKLKEKTDEEKLKKTIDAQRTRHENTLHEKSKEIALKLKDKANDEETLKKEFDLVWEQDVKKIITDTPPVKEIDIMRDVREILSDIYEGQLPVDHTTDVFTVPSYLQYIIFKKSTKNRFIRAIKNAFRRFKEAFGYIRTLSPENEAKIRSLVTDVDQQTETMIQSFNISKTGYNRSCIQQLIDYIKRRLTDHEEESVKYEFKDEFFIDSVLSICKKAKKMIIDQHRKFEEAIHVEKKRAEYYSIFQKYCHGATSAAIFGEIICQKLKEPIEQSVYKKTARDLTDEMRSNCESLNGNRSKLEKHILKTLAEQEDFVKYMDYINYPRDHFKSFIRDEVSRYITDKFSVSVLPKMKENIKLLQQKIMKAAHESTEHVQVNRGDAGLWLKSFTQQLSDVLIFSEKDLSGVKHEDVDDFSLLEDVIRQELPAIMSDISSRFNTKTFPVKLDYKFRPADILIDHFCQCCWVQCPFCRAVCTNTIEDHYGDHSVPFHRSIGLNGVNDRNTSNLSNHICTSAVASSNLHFYPNDSDDTVLYKDYRTAGGVYAGWSITSDLSELPYWKWFVCRFQKDLEKYYSKTFEGSGEIQKEWRKYSKQEAIESLNKYI, from the exons atGAGAGCTGCAGATGTTCTTCAATTAACATCTGCAATTTTATTACAGTCCCATGAGTTTTGTGCTGAAGAGGATCTGATTCAGACGTTCATACAAAAATTACTAATGATGAACTACAGAGCAAGATACATTAAAACTAATAAGGCAATTGAGCAAG AGACTGATGCTCatgatatttttttcaatttaatgtCAGTGACTAACAAAGGAACAAGCCAGTCTGAGCGAATCCACCCAATGGATGTTCAGATGGCTGTGTTTCATTGTGCTGATGGTTTCCTGAAGCAGCTGATGGTCACTAAACTGTCCCAATGTCAGTACGCTCTGCCTCTGCTTGTTCCTGATCCATTCACACAACACACTGAGTTTCCTCTCTGGACATTCAGACAAATCAGCAAGAGCTGGAAGATCAGAAACACCAACAATGAAATTTTAAGTCAAACCCAGTTGATCTACAAGGCAGAAACTCCAATGGTGTTTTTCTTCAGGTTTGGCTCTGTGTCTTCATCCAAGTCTCAGCTGATGAACAGTCTGATCAATGAGAAACACAACACGTTCTTCCACAGGAACTGCCCAGGTAGCAGCAGAACCAGAGTCCTGATGGATGGGGTGGTGGAGATCGCCTGGTTCTGCCCCTCTGGGAAAAACACGGATAAATTCACTGACTGTGTTGCGTTCTGTAATCTACATGGTGATGCTGGAGACCATGAGAAACAGCTGCAGATCCTCACTGAAATGGCTTCAGTCAATGTTGTTCTTCTACCACAACTTGTCAAGAATGACAAATACATGATAAAACTTCAACAACTCTACAAGAGCTCAAAGCCACTCATTTGTCTTTTTACCGAGGATGATTCTGCTGTAACTGTGATGAAGAAAAAATATAGGATTGGTCTGAAAGACAGAAATCAGTCAGAAGTGTCTGAAGAGATTAGAAGAGCAATAAATGATTGTCTCTCAGATTCATCTACCGCTTTCATGCTTGAAGATTTGTCCAAACACTCAGACATCAGAGTAGATGAGGAAGGAGATGATGACTgcaggagaggaagagaagcagcacAGCAAATGATGGGTTTACTGTGGAAGACAGATCTGACACAAATCAAAGAATCATTTCTGCCCTGTCAGGGGAAACTGTGGCATCAGTGGAgtaaaaagaacaaagaactacATCAACCTGATGGAGATGAAATAGAAATGGACATCAGTAGAAAACAAACAGAGATGAAGAAAATCCGAGAACAGCAGCATGAATCTGACATCAGTGAGTTCATGAAGTTCTTCATTAAACAAATGAACTCAGATGCTGAATATGAGAAGATCTATTTCATTAAATGGCTCAAAATTCTCCTGGATGAATACATTTCAGCTGACTTTTCTGATCTTCATCACAAATATGAAGAAACATGGTCAATGGTTTTAAAACTGAAAGAGAGACGTGAACCAGACAAACTGACAGCTAAACAAGCAGAACTTGAGAGAATATCTGAGGATCTTGAAGCTGCAACCTTTGGTCTGGAGCACATCATGAGGGAGATCGGTCAGATCTATGAATCATGTTCATCTGTGAAGAAGAACAAGAAAGACCTGCAGTTTGACTTCTCTTCTCTTCCGAGTCTTGCAGCAGAGAAGATGATCTCTGGATTTCCACTTGAGCTGATGGATGGAGATGCTGCTCATGTTCCTGTGATCTGGATCTCTGCTGTTCTAGATCAACTCATCCAGAAATTGGGAGACAGGAGAGTCTTTGTGCTGTCAGTTTTAGGGCTTCAGAGCTCTGGGAAATCCACCATGCTCAATGCCATGTTTGGACTCCAGTTTGCCGTCAGTGCTGGCAGGTGCACCAGAGGAGCTTTCATGCAGCTGGTCAGATTGTCAGATGAGATGAAAACGCAGATGAACTTTGACTATATTCTGGTTGTTGATACTGAGGGTCTTCGTGCTCCAGAATTGACTGGAAGTTCAACCAGGCATCATGACAATGAATTGGCCACATTTGTTGTTGGTCTTGCAAATTTGACATTGATCAACATCTTTGGAGAAAACCCATCCGAGATGCAAGACATTTTTCAGATTGTCATTCAGGCTTTGCAGAGGATGAAGAAGGTCAAACTGAATCCCAGATGTGTTTTTGTACATCAAAACGTCTCAGACGTCACAGCTGGAGAGAAAAACATGGAAGGAAGGAAAAGACTGCAGAGGACTCTGGATGAGATGACAAAAATCACTGCTAAAGATGAATTCTGTGATGCAGAACGTTTCAGTGATGTTATTAAATTTGACATTCAGAATGATGTGAAGTATTTTGCTCATCTCTGGGAGGGAAACCCACCGATGGCACCACCAAACCCAAACTACTGTGAGAATATTCAAGAACTAAagaaaacaatttttttgtttcatgccTCAAAATCAGATGGGATGAGGCTGATAGACCTAAAAGACCGTATTAATGATCTCTGGGAGGCTTTACTGAATGAACGATTCGTCTTCAGCTTTCAAAATTCTCTGGAGATTTCAGCCTACCGAAAACTGGAGAAAAAATACAGCAAGTGGTCCTGGAGTCTTCACAATGCCATGATAGAAACTGAGAACAAACTACACAACAAAATAGAAAATGAAGCAATTCATGAGGTTGAGGAAACTGATCTTCAAAAAGAACTGAAGACGACAAGTGAAGAAGTGGAGAAATCAATGTCTGAATTCTTTGAGAAAGACAAAGATAAAGATATACTGATTCAGTGGAAAACATCATTTGAAATcaaaatcaaagatgttcagGAAAACATTGTGAGAGAAACAAAGAGGAAATTAAATGAGATTCTTCAGCAGCGAGACCTGAAGAAGAGAAATCATGAAAACACTCTCTATGAAAAGAGCAAAGAACTTGCCTCAAAACTCAAAGAAAAAACAGATGAAGAAAAATTAAAGAAAACAATTGATGCTCAGAGGACACGCCATGAAAACACACTTCATGAAAAGAGTAAAGAAATTGCCTTAAAACTCAAAGACAAAGCAAATGATGAGGAGACACTGAAGAAAGAGTTTGATTTGGTTTGGGAACAGGATGTAAAGAAGATAATCACAGACACTCCTCCAGTAAAAGAAATTGACATAATGAGAGATGTGAGAGAGATCCTCAGTGACATCTATGAGGGGCAACTCCCTGTGGATCACACTACAGATGTTTTCACTGTGCCCAGTTATCttcaatatattattttcaaaaaatccacAAAAAATCGCTTTATAAGAGctataaagaatgctttcagaaGATTTAAAGAAGCATTTGGATACATTCGAACTCTGTCTCCAGAAAATGAAGCTAAAATAAGATCATTAGTCACAGATGTTGACCAGCAGACTGAAACAATGATTCAGTCATTCAACATTTCAAAGACGGGCTACAACAGAAGCTGCATTCAACAACTCATAGATTACATCAAGAGGAGACTAACAGATCATGAGGAAGAATCAGTAAAATATGAGTTTAAGGATGAATTTTTCATAGATTCTGTTCTTTCCATCTGTAAGAAAGCAAAAAAGATGATCATTGATCAACACAGAAAGTTTGAGGAAGCAATACATGTTGAGAAGAAGAGAGCAGAGTACTATAGTATTTTCCAGAAATACTGTCATGGAGCAACTTCAGCTGCTATTTTTGGAGAGATCATCTGTCAGAAACTGAAAGAGCCCATTGAGCAGAGCGTCTACAAGAAGACTGCCAGAGATCTGACAGATGAAATGAGATCAAACTGTGAATCACTGAATGGAAACAGATCCAAACTAGAGAAACACATCCTGAAGACACTGGCAGAACAGGAGGATTTTGTCAAATACATGGATTACATTAATTATCCCAGAGATCACTTCAAGAGTTTCATCAGAGATGAAGTCAGTCGGTACATCACTGATAAGTTCAGTGTCAGTGTTTTACCAAAGATGAAGGAGAACATTAAACTTCTGCAGCAGAAGATCATGAAAGCAGCTCATGAATCTACTGAACATGTTCAAGTGAACAGAGGAGATGCTGGTTTGTGGTTGAAGAGTTTCACACAGCAGCTCTCAGATGTGCTGATCTTCTCTGAAAAAGACCTCAGTGGAGTGAAACATGAGGATGTTGATGATTTCAGCCTCCTAGAAGATGTGATAAGACAAGAACTTCCTGCTATAATGTCAGATATCAGCAGTAGATTCAACACAAAGACATTCCCAGTAAAGCTGGACTATAAGTTCAGGCCAGCAGATATTCTGATTGATCACTTCTGCCAGTGCTGTTGGGTTCAGTGTCCATTCTGTAGAGCCGTCTGCACCAACACCATAGAagaccattatggagatcacaGTGTTCCTTTCCATCGTAGTATTGGACTAAATGGAGTAAATGACAGGAATACATCTAACTTGTCTAATCATATCTGCACATCAGCCGTAGCAAGCAGCAATCTACATTTTTATCCCAATGACTCAGATGATACAGTCCTATATAAAGATTACAGAACAGCAGGAGGAGTTTATGCAGGCTGGAGCATCACCTCTGATCTCTCTGAGCTGCCCTACTGGAAGTGGTTTGTGTGCAGATTCCAGAAAGATCTGGAAAAATACTACAGTAAAACATTTGAGGGAAGTGGTGAGATCCAAAAAGAATGGAGAAAATACTCAAAACAGGAAGCTATTGAGAGTTTGAATAAATATATCTAA